A single window of Bordetella genomosp. 11 DNA harbors:
- a CDS encoding glucan biosynthesis protein G produces the protein MAAFVGMGISQSAQAFSFFDVMKQARDLADQSYKAPEPNLPDSLQELKFAGYQQVRFKNDHLHWGNAGTKFTLSFYHEGMHFNTPVRINEIDASGVHEIKFNPDDFDYGNLKLDAAALKNLGFAGFRVLYPVNSKDKKDDELASFLGASYFRVIGKGQVYGLSARGLAIDTALPSGEEFPRFREYWIARPAPEDTTLTIYALLDSPRATGAYRFVVKPGDDGTVVDVKARIFLRDQVGRLGIAPLTSMFLYGSNQPSPVVNYRPEMHDSDGLAIHTGNDEWLWRPLVNPRRLAVSAFSAENPRGFGLLQRGREFSRYEDLDDRYEKRPSLWIEPQGDWGKGSVQLVEIPTKDETNDNIVAFWVPEKQPAKGEPLDADYRMTWTLNESKAHTTPLAWVMQTRRSREEVKGPDLIRRADGSIAYIIDFVGPSLKSLPADATITADTWVDGNGQIIENSVRPNPVTGGRRLTLRVNVKDPTKPVEMRAFLTNGQAPLSETWTYRIPNEPEAK, from the coding sequence ATGGCCGCCTTTGTCGGCATGGGCATCAGCCAATCCGCCCAGGCTTTCTCGTTTTTCGATGTCATGAAGCAGGCCCGCGACCTGGCGGACCAAAGCTACAAGGCGCCGGAACCCAATCTGCCGGATTCCCTGCAGGAATTGAAATTCGCGGGCTACCAGCAGGTGCGGTTCAAGAATGACCATCTGCACTGGGGTAACGCGGGCACGAAATTCACGCTGAGCTTCTATCATGAAGGCATGCATTTCAATACACCGGTCCGCATCAACGAAATCGATGCCTCCGGCGTGCATGAAATCAAATTCAATCCGGACGATTTCGATTACGGCAATTTGAAGCTCGACGCGGCGGCCCTGAAGAATCTGGGTTTCGCCGGTTTCCGGGTGCTGTATCCGGTCAATAGCAAGGACAAAAAAGACGACGAGCTGGCTTCCTTTCTGGGCGCCAGTTATTTTCGGGTGATCGGCAAGGGCCAGGTGTATGGCCTGTCGGCGCGCGGCCTGGCGATCGACACCGCCCTGCCGTCCGGCGAGGAATTCCCCCGTTTCCGTGAATACTGGATCGCGCGGCCGGCGCCCGAGGACACCACGCTGACGATCTATGCCTTGCTGGATTCGCCGCGCGCCACCGGTGCCTATCGCTTTGTCGTGAAGCCCGGCGACGACGGTACCGTCGTCGATGTGAAAGCCCGCATTTTCCTGCGCGACCAGGTCGGCCGCCTGGGCATCGCCCCGTTGACCAGCATGTTCCTTTATGGCTCCAACCAGCCATCGCCGGTGGTGAACTACCGGCCGGAAATGCACGACTCGGACGGCCTGGCCATACATACCGGCAATGACGAATGGCTGTGGCGGCCATTGGTCAATCCCCGCCGCCTGGCCGTCAGCGCATTCAGCGCGGAAAACCCCCGCGGCTTCGGGCTGCTGCAGCGCGGCCGCGAGTTCAGCCGCTACGAAGACCTGGACGATCGCTACGAAAAGCGGCCCAGCCTGTGGATCGAACCGCAGGGCGATTGGGGCAAGGGCAGCGTCCAGCTCGTGGAAATCCCCACAAAAGATGAAACCAACGACAACATCGTGGCGTTCTGGGTGCCGGAGAAACAGCCGGCCAAGGGAGAACCGCTGGATGCCGATTACCGCATGACGTGGACCTTGAACGAAAGCAAGGCGCACACCACCCCGCTGGCGTGGGTCATGCAAACGCGCCGTTCGCGCGAGGAAGTGAAAGGCCCGGATCTTATCCGCCGCGCCGACGGCAGCATCGCGTACATCATCGATTTCGTCGGTCCGTCCTTGAAGTCGCTGCCGGCGGATGCCACCATCACCGCGGACACCTGGGTCGACGGCAACGGCCAGATCATCGAAAACAGTGTGCGCCCCAACCCGGTGACGGGCGGACGGCGCCTGACGCTGCGCGTGAACGTGAAAGATCCCACCAAGCCGGTGGAAATGCGGGCTTTCCTGACCAATGGGCAAGCGCCTTTGTCGGAAACCTGGACTTATCGCATCCCGAATGAACCTGAAGCCAAATAA
- a CDS encoding aldehyde dehydrogenase family protein, with protein MEDLKNREFTNYIAGKWSPCASGKTVPNINPANTDDIVGNFQASGPDDAQAAVAAAQSAFAQWRATPISKRAQVLYRAADYLEAHVAQFAEELTREEGKAIGLSRDEILRSAQTLRFYAAEGQSFTGETFPNDDPDMVVYSQLEPLGVVTVISPWNFPVSIPARKIAPALIMGNTVVFKPSSDAPLSGYRLTEAFVEAGIPDGVLNFLTGSASAVGAAITQAPQVKAISFTGSTAAGEHIHRSVGITTRTQMELGGKNPLIVLADADLDKAVDLTIKGGFSLTGQACTGTSRVLVDRKVKAAYTEKLLAKVKAMKIGNGLEPGCDLGPLATARQLDNVLSYIAVGKSEATHLYGGDRLQDGPLAKGYYVSPAVFTDVTQQMRIAREEIFGPVIAIIEVDGYEDAIAQANDTEYGLSAAIATSNATHAHRFAKDIQAGTVKINRTTTGNLINAPFGGLKRSSTSTFRESGRVGLEFYTQIKTVYRAG; from the coding sequence GTGGAAGACCTGAAAAATCGCGAGTTCACCAACTACATCGCCGGCAAATGGTCGCCGTGCGCCAGCGGCAAGACCGTACCCAATATCAATCCCGCCAATACCGACGACATTGTGGGTAACTTCCAGGCATCCGGCCCGGACGATGCGCAGGCCGCCGTGGCGGCGGCCCAGTCCGCCTTCGCGCAGTGGCGCGCGACGCCGATCTCCAAGCGGGCGCAGGTGCTATACCGGGCGGCGGATTACCTGGAAGCGCATGTGGCGCAGTTCGCCGAAGAGCTGACGCGCGAGGAAGGCAAGGCGATCGGCCTGAGCCGCGACGAAATCCTGCGTTCGGCCCAGACGCTGCGCTTCTACGCGGCGGAAGGGCAATCCTTTACCGGCGAGACTTTCCCCAATGACGATCCGGATATGGTCGTCTACAGCCAGCTTGAGCCGCTCGGCGTGGTGACGGTGATTTCACCGTGGAACTTTCCCGTTTCCATTCCGGCGCGCAAGATCGCTCCCGCCCTGATCATGGGCAATACCGTGGTCTTCAAGCCGTCGTCGGACGCGCCGCTCAGCGGTTACCGCCTGACGGAAGCCTTCGTCGAGGCCGGTATTCCCGACGGCGTGCTGAACTTCCTGACCGGGTCCGCGTCGGCGGTAGGGGCCGCCATTACCCAGGCGCCGCAGGTCAAGGCGATCTCTTTCACGGGGTCGACCGCCGCCGGGGAGCACATCCACCGGTCGGTCGGCATCACCACGCGCACGCAGATGGAGCTGGGCGGCAAGAACCCCCTGATCGTGCTGGCCGATGCCGACCTGGACAAGGCGGTCGACCTGACGATCAAGGGCGGATTCTCGCTGACGGGCCAGGCCTGCACCGGCACCAGCCGCGTGCTGGTCGATCGAAAGGTCAAGGCCGCCTATACCGAGAAGCTGCTGGCAAAGGTCAAGGCGATGAAGATAGGCAACGGGCTGGAGCCGGGCTGCGACCTCGGGCCGCTGGCCACCGCGCGGCAGCTGGACAACGTGCTTTCCTACATTGCCGTGGGCAAAAGCGAGGCCACGCATCTGTACGGCGGCGACCGCCTGCAGGATGGGCCGCTGGCCAAGGGCTATTACGTGTCTCCCGCGGTGTTCACCGACGTTACCCAGCAGATGCGCATCGCCCGCGAGGAAATCTTCGGGCCGGTGATCGCGATCATCGAGGTGGACGGCTACGAAGATGCCATTGCCCAGGCCAACGATACGGAATACGGGCTGTCGGCCGCCATCGCGACCAGCAATGCCACACACGCGCATCGATTCGCCAAGGATATCCAGGCCGGCACCGTCAAGATCAACCGCACCACTACCGGCAACCTGATCAACGCCCCATTCGGCGGATTGAAGCGATCCAGCACATCCACCTTCCGGGAGTCGGGCAGGGTGGGGCTGGAGTTCTACACCCAGATCAAGACGGTCTATCGCGCGGGCTGA
- a CDS encoding DUF1488 family protein: MGTFAHKTRARVEDDVVVFFLSLNGEERQFEISGDALRENFGAEDNSGSALLRAFERGCDKIQAVAEAAFNTPTDGVTTLGTGDFDA, encoded by the coding sequence ATGGGGACGTTCGCCCACAAGACCCGCGCGCGGGTCGAAGACGACGTGGTCGTCTTTTTCCTTTCTCTTAATGGAGAGGAACGCCAGTTCGAGATTTCCGGAGACGCCCTGCGCGAGAATTTCGGCGCGGAAGATAACTCCGGCAGCGCGCTATTGCGCGCATTCGAACGCGGCTGCGACAAAATCCAGGCCGTGGCCGAAGCCGCCTTCAACACGCCGACCGACGGCGTGACCACCCTGGGCACGGGCGACTTCGACGCCTGA
- a CDS encoding ferredoxin: MMEKAARASGYVVLTSKPGQYRSEASADVEVVEIYDYVFYGRTKAIFQVARVAPGARVRIVEEAPPHIVNMVPARVMEQFATVEDARRAIRELADFGTLDATLVRR; the protein is encoded by the coding sequence ATGATGGAAAAGGCGGCGCGCGCCAGCGGCTACGTGGTGCTGACCAGCAAGCCCGGACAGTATCGCAGCGAGGCCTCCGCGGACGTGGAGGTCGTGGAGATCTACGACTACGTGTTCTATGGCAGGACGAAGGCCATTTTCCAGGTCGCCCGCGTGGCGCCGGGTGCCCGGGTGCGCATCGTCGAGGAAGCCCCGCCGCATATCGTCAATATGGTGCCGGCCCGCGTCATGGAGCAATTCGCCACCGTGGAGGATGCCCGCCGCGCCATCCGCGAGCTGGCGGACTTCGGCACCCTGGACGCCACGCTGGTCAGGCGTTGA
- a CDS encoding tripartite tricarboxylate transporter substrate binding protein: MPDILRACVAAAALFLAGATASAQSYPDKPIRLIVPFPAGGTTDILARTVGQHLTLAWGQPVVIENRPGAGATIGADAVAKARPDGYTLLMGAVHHTIAATYYKHLPYDVQKDLTPVSVVAIVPNVLVVRPDLPVSNVQELIAYAKANPGKLTYASNGAGTAHNLIGEQFKSMTGTDIMHIPYKGSAPALTDLMGGRVTMMFDTVSSCLPYIKAGKLKALAVATSTRSSVLPEVPTLSEAGLKGFDIASWFGVMAPAGTPPAIVEKLSAQIDKDLADPEVRKQLLPLGAEPVGGTPQAMKTRIDTEVRAYGDLMKRAGMQEQ; this comes from the coding sequence ATGCCTGACATCCTGCGCGCATGCGTCGCCGCGGCCGCCCTATTCCTGGCGGGGGCCACCGCCTCGGCGCAATCCTATCCCGACAAACCCATCCGCCTGATCGTGCCCTTCCCGGCCGGCGGTACCACGGATATCCTTGCCCGTACGGTGGGCCAGCACCTGACCCTGGCCTGGGGACAACCCGTCGTCATCGAGAACCGGCCCGGGGCCGGCGCGACCATCGGCGCCGACGCGGTGGCCAAGGCGCGGCCGGATGGCTATACGCTGTTGATGGGGGCGGTGCACCACACCATTGCCGCCACCTATTACAAGCACCTGCCCTACGACGTCCAGAAGGACCTGACGCCGGTATCGGTGGTCGCGATCGTGCCGAACGTACTCGTCGTGCGTCCGGACCTGCCCGTATCCAACGTCCAGGAACTGATCGCCTACGCCAAGGCCAACCCCGGCAAGCTGACCTACGCCTCCAACGGCGCGGGCACCGCGCACAACCTGATCGGCGAGCAGTTCAAGTCCATGACGGGCACGGACATCATGCACATTCCCTATAAGGGCAGCGCACCGGCGCTGACCGACCTCATGGGCGGGCGGGTCACGATGATGTTCGATACGGTGTCCTCATGCCTGCCCTATATCAAGGCGGGCAAACTGAAGGCATTGGCGGTGGCCACGTCGACGCGGTCCAGCGTGCTGCCGGAAGTGCCCACGTTGTCCGAGGCGGGCCTGAAGGGATTCGATATCGCTTCGTGGTTCGGCGTGATGGCACCGGCCGGCACCCCGCCGGCGATCGTCGAGAAACTAAGCGCGCAGATCGACAAGGACCTGGCCGACCCGGAGGTACGCAAGCAATTGCTGCCCCTGGGCGCCGAGCCGGTGGGCGGCACGCCGCAAGCCATGAAAACGCGGATCGATACGGAAGTGCGCGCCTACGGCGATTTGATGAAGCGTGCCGGCATGCAGGAACAATAA
- a CDS encoding GlcG/HbpS family heme-binding protein, whose amino-acid sequence MKQVYRLELEEARAMIAAAIAKSREIGVLETVCIADDGGYPIAMERMDGARITGPQIAWNKAFTAAGHKRSTHLFNTPPNGPALPGNEAFGIQWSFDGKFAVFVGGFPIVVNDEVIGGVGLSGGNGEQDTAAGLAALQALADLLADKGMKVLVAADIKK is encoded by the coding sequence ATGAAACAGGTATACAGGCTGGAGTTGGAAGAAGCGCGCGCGATGATCGCGGCCGCGATCGCGAAGTCGCGCGAAATCGGCGTGCTGGAAACGGTGTGCATTGCCGACGATGGCGGCTATCCCATCGCCATGGAACGCATGGACGGCGCCCGCATTACCGGGCCGCAGATCGCCTGGAACAAGGCCTTCACCGCCGCCGGCCATAAGCGTTCCACGCACCTGTTCAATACGCCGCCCAACGGGCCGGCACTGCCCGGCAACGAAGCCTTCGGCATCCAGTGGAGCTTCGACGGCAAGTTCGCCGTGTTTGTCGGCGGGTTCCCCATCGTCGTGAACGACGAAGTGATCGGCGGCGTGGGCTTGAGCGGCGGCAATGGCGAGCAGGATACCGCGGCCGGCCTGGCCGCATTGCAGGCGCTTGCCGATCTGCTGGCGGACAAAGGCATGAAGGTGCTGGTCGCCGCCGACATCAAGAAATAA
- a CDS encoding 2Fe-2S iron-sulfur cluster-binding protein, translated as MPTVVFHKGGQTYTDVVQDNANLVVRAGIKRFPYPHLRYECGMGKCAKCACRVLAGGEHLPPVNWKEKKQLGDRIDQGYRLACQLWLTADIELAQDDDEA; from the coding sequence ATGCCCACAGTCGTGTTCCACAAAGGCGGCCAGACCTACACGGACGTCGTCCAGGACAATGCCAATCTGGTCGTGCGGGCGGGCATCAAGCGCTTTCCCTATCCGCATCTGCGCTATGAGTGCGGCATGGGGAAATGCGCCAAGTGCGCCTGCCGGGTGCTCGCGGGCGGCGAGCATCTGCCTCCGGTCAACTGGAAAGAGAAAAAGCAGCTGGGCGACCGCATCGACCAGGGGTACCGGCTGGCTTGCCAGCTCTGGCTGACCGCCGACATCGAGCTGGCCCAGGACGACGACGAAGCATGA
- a CDS encoding 2Fe-2S iron-sulfur cluster-binding protein, translating into MVEITFLTNGGKVVSAPPNSNLLRVSLKEKGGIPFKCGGGLCGTCKCLIEEGLENTDAVKPKERRHLKPEDFEKGYRMACQTFVNGDIKVSWASRSDSTP; encoded by the coding sequence ATGGTCGAAATCACGTTTCTTACCAATGGCGGCAAAGTGGTTTCCGCCCCGCCCAATAGCAACCTGCTGCGCGTATCGCTCAAGGAAAAGGGCGGCATTCCCTTCAAGTGCGGCGGCGGGCTTTGCGGCACGTGCAAATGCCTGATCGAAGAAGGGCTGGAAAATACGGACGCGGTCAAACCCAAGGAGCGCCGGCACCTGAAGCCGGAAGACTTCGAGAAAGGCTACCGCATGGCGTGCCAGACCTTCGTCAACGGCGACATCAAGGTGTCGTGGGCAAGCCGGAGCGACAGCACGCCTTGA
- a CDS encoding TenA family transcriptional regulator: MAELMNRDEFRTALENAIKGKSANASPFSIAWATGKLSREHLCRWAENHYHYVGPFADYLGYLYARTPDTYTEAKDFLLANMYEEEIGGDRHTDLLIRFAEACGTTRERVTNPDNMSPTTRALQSWCYAVAMREDPIVAVAGLVVGLESQVPSIYRKQTPTLREKYGFTDEEVEFFDLHIVSDEIHGERGYQIVLEHANTPELQQRCLKICEIGAQMRLLYTTALYTDYVQKDIPLPELKMAA; encoded by the coding sequence ATGGCCGAACTCATGAACAGAGACGAATTTCGCACCGCGCTGGAGAACGCCATCAAAGGCAAGAGCGCGAACGCTTCCCCTTTCAGCATCGCCTGGGCCACCGGGAAACTGAGCCGCGAGCATCTGTGCCGCTGGGCTGAAAACCACTACCACTATGTCGGGCCGTTCGCGGACTACCTGGGATACCTGTATGCGCGCACGCCCGACACGTACACCGAGGCCAAGGACTTCCTGTTGGCCAATATGTACGAAGAGGAAATCGGGGGCGACCGCCATACGGACTTGTTGATCCGCTTTGCCGAGGCTTGCGGCACCACGCGCGAACGGGTGACCAATCCCGACAATATGTCGCCGACCACCCGGGCGCTTCAAAGCTGGTGCTACGCGGTGGCCATGCGCGAAGACCCGATCGTGGCGGTCGCCGGGCTGGTCGTCGGCCTGGAATCCCAGGTGCCTTCCATTTACCGCAAGCAAACGCCGACCCTGCGCGAGAAATACGGTTTCACGGACGAGGAAGTGGAATTCTTCGACCTGCATATCGTCTCCGATGAAATCCACGGCGAACGTGGTTACCAGATCGTGCTGGAACACGCCAATACGCCGGAGCTGCAACAGCGCTGCCTGAAAATCTGCGAGATCGGCGCGCAGATGCGTTTGCTGTACACCACGGCGCTGTATACGGATTACGTGCAGAAGGACATCCCGCTGCCCGAACTGAAGATGGCCGCCTGA
- a CDS encoding 2Fe-2S iron-sulfur cluster-binding protein, whose amino-acid sequence MGHRVILLEPAHTFTVDDGASILDAASRAGVALPHECTFGGCGTCRVRIVEGSVAYEEFPLALSEAEHAQGYALACQARPVSDLVLSIPARGPVLPDPVRATASLARIHRPCEDVLHLVLTLPQGSLPDYQPGQYMNILLPDGSARSFSMASPPRAGGTEIELHIRRIPGGRFTDAVLGQAAPGTPLHIEAPLGTFCYHAEDYRPLLMVATGTGLAPIKAILESLLDDPDCPPVKLYWGMRTEADLYMRDVIESWKDRLYEFEFVPVLSRADASWQGRRGHVQDAVAQDYEDLSEHAIYLCGSPDMIVEAKAVFATLGASMEHIYADSFTFQQAVPAA is encoded by the coding sequence ATGGGCCATCGCGTCATCCTGCTCGAACCCGCGCACACGTTCACGGTGGACGATGGCGCATCCATCCTGGATGCGGCCTCGCGCGCCGGCGTGGCGTTGCCGCACGAATGCACCTTCGGCGGCTGCGGCACGTGCCGTGTCAGGATAGTCGAGGGCAGCGTCGCCTACGAGGAATTCCCGCTCGCCTTGAGCGAAGCCGAGCATGCGCAGGGATATGCGCTGGCCTGCCAGGCCAGGCCCGTATCGGACCTGGTCCTGTCCATACCGGCGCGCGGGCCGGTACTGCCCGATCCCGTCCGGGCCACCGCATCCCTGGCCCGTATCCACCGGCCTTGCGAGGACGTGCTGCATCTCGTGCTGACGTTGCCGCAGGGAAGCCTGCCCGATTACCAGCCGGGGCAGTACATGAACATCCTGCTGCCCGACGGCAGCGCACGCAGCTTTTCCATGGCGTCACCGCCGCGCGCCGGCGGGACGGAGATCGAACTCCATATCCGGCGCATACCGGGCGGCCGCTTTACGGATGCCGTGCTGGGACAGGCGGCGCCCGGTACGCCGCTGCATATCGAGGCGCCGCTCGGTACCTTCTGCTATCACGCCGAGGACTACCGCCCCTTGCTGATGGTCGCGACCGGCACCGGGCTGGCGCCCATCAAGGCTATCCTGGAATCGCTGCTGGACGATCCGGATTGTCCGCCGGTCAAACTGTACTGGGGCATGCGCACCGAGGCAGACCTATATATGCGCGATGTCATCGAAAGCTGGAAGGACCGGCTGTACGAGTTCGAGTTCGTGCCGGTGCTGTCGCGGGCCGATGCGTCCTGGCAGGGACGGCGCGGACACGTACAGGATGCGGTCGCGCAGGACTACGAGGACCTGTCCGAACACGCGATCTATCTGTGCGGATCTCCGGATATGATCGTCGAGGCCAAGGCCGTCTTCGCCACGCTGGGCGCCAGCATGGAGCATATCTACGCGGACAGTTTTACCTTCCAGCAGGCCGTTCCCGCCGCTTGA
- a CDS encoding GntR family transcriptional regulator, translated as MTPEINVPDHNAAMSTPNHPSPASHAPPAPTARTLKIGEQHPQLFAVVRDKLRERILSGEFTPGDRLVEGRLSDEMGVSRIPVREALRALASEGLVTIEPRRGASVSVLSDDVAHDMIEVRATLEGLNAKLAAQRRDQATVGRLQAFLAEGNTAARTDSLERFLALNSEFHEMLATIAGNVVLTDLMRSLRDRTALLFAPSNMRRARQNWDEHAQILNAVIAGNGDLAALLASQHVHNAAKAYVEAQQQKSAAG; from the coding sequence ATGACACCGGAGATAAACGTTCCCGATCACAACGCCGCCATGTCCACGCCCAACCATCCGTCACCGGCATCCCATGCACCTCCCGCGCCGACGGCGCGAACGCTGAAGATAGGCGAGCAGCACCCGCAGCTGTTCGCGGTCGTACGCGACAAGCTGCGCGAGCGCATACTCAGCGGCGAGTTCACGCCGGGCGATCGCCTGGTCGAAGGACGCCTGTCCGATGAAATGGGGGTCTCGCGCATCCCAGTACGCGAGGCGTTGCGCGCCCTGGCTTCCGAAGGCCTGGTCACCATCGAACCGCGGCGCGGCGCGTCGGTTTCGGTGCTATCCGACGATGTGGCCCATGACATGATCGAGGTACGCGCGACGCTGGAAGGCCTGAACGCCAAGCTGGCGGCGCAACGCCGCGACCAGGCCACGGTGGGACGCCTGCAAGCCTTCCTGGCCGAGGGCAACACGGCCGCGCGCACCGACAGCCTGGAACGCTTCCTCGCGCTGAACTCGGAATTCCACGAAATGCTCGCGACCATCGCGGGCAATGTCGTGCTGACCGACCTGATGCGTTCGCTGCGCGACCGCACCGCCTTGCTGTTCGCCCCCAGCAACATGCGCCGCGCCAGGCAGAACTGGGACGAGCACGCGCAAATCCTGAACGCGGTCATCGCCGGCAATGGCGACCTGGCCGCGTTGCTCGCCAGCCAACACGTCCACAACGCGGCCAAGGCCTACGTCGAGGCGCAACAGCAGAAGTCCGCGGCCGGCTAG